The genome window CTCCACGTGCATCATATTTGGCGCGCCGGGATTGATTTCCGGGTCAAAGCAAATgggacagagaagaggaggaggaggcacgAAAAtataaggataaaaaaaaaaactcaccgtCTTGATAAATTAACAACcgggaaggaaaacacactaatggattttttcccttttaaatgtcGGGTAGGCCAGCTGGTAGGAGTGTTTTAACAAGTTTTATGACGCATTTTTCCGTCTCCTCTCTCACAAACTTATAGTTAAAGGAGCCGTGTGAAGGATTTAGAGTGACATGTTGGCACAAGCGGGAGATAATATTCaaaagtagttttttttaaCTAACGTATAATCATGTGGAAATAGGAAAGTTTGTGTTATCTTTGGTGGAGAGGGAGGGCTTTGCAGCGACACGGTGGCCGGGTCCTGCTCCGTGTGCGCCTCCATGTTTCCTCTCCGGCGGCCGAACGGAGGGGCTCTAGCTTTGAACCGGCGTTTGGTCTTGGGAGAACTTTTATAGAGTTAAAGGTGTTTTTATAAATGGAGGATCATACTTATTACATCGGGCTACACAGAGCAAGCAAGCGGGAAGCGTCTCCGTCCAGGAGGAGTCAGCTGGTGGAGGCCAAGCGGGTGAGGGACCAGGAGCGGCAGAAAACTCGGGTGAACATCGGGGCGGCCTTCCCCCGGTGGAGGGCGCTGAGGAGGGACAAGCGTCTCAACAGCGACACCGAGGTGGCCTGTTTCCTGCTGGACAGGTAAGATAGTCTACCTGTGTGAATCAaataagtggtgtgtgtgtgtgtgtgtgtgtgtgtgtgtgtgtgtgtgtgtgtgtgtgtgtgtgtgtgtgtgtgtgtgtgtgtgtgtgtgtgttttgatttagCCAGAACAAGCACCCAAGTCAGTAGCTGTCAAATGTGGGTACGCGCGCCCCTAGAGGTCTGTCAGAGAACTGCAGGGGGTgtgtgacgatgatgatgatgatgatgattattattatatttttaatgatCTACAAGCATCATTTTAGTCCCCATAATGTGTGGAATATCAGGTATGAGATATTTAGGAATAAATCTCTATTTTACAAGGATTGGCTAGAAAAGGGAATATGGGCTGTGTTATTGTCACTTATTGGACGATGCTGGAAACGTTATCCCATATGAGAATTTTTGTTCCAAGTATGATTTGGGTGCCTGAAAACGGTATGAAAATGTTATCACAATCTATAACTGTGATGTCTGTGAGGTAAATCTGTCTCTTCCTGAGCTTTTGGTGGGTGGACTCGCTCTCGCTAATCTGAAAACTGCCCAACTGCCCACAATCCGGATACCATTTGTTAAgaaattatatgtttttgtcaaTCAGAATTTCAATTCTACAATAGTTTTCCAAACTTGAAGCTGTGAAAttaagagcatttttttttttaagtttccaGCTGCACCTCAAGTGAAGGAGGTCCATTTTAAAACTCCTGCTGTAATATTTATCCTTCATTTGGTCTGGATCATAACAGTTGCTTCTTTTTGTGATGaacaaactgaaacaacaggacatttattttatgattgTACATTTACTGTAGTACCTTTTGGGAAGATGTACATTCCTGGTTATTTCCTaaatttgacaatttttttttttttttcgatcaCGTGACTTAgtaattgaattaaattaaccAATCAGAGCCAGGGGGCGTGTCTGCCGGAGTGTCAATCACTGCTGCGCCTCTGCTCCCCTGGAGGATAAACCACATCCAGCAAAGAGAAAACTCCCTATCCCTCCACTGCCAACCACAGcctatacaataaagacaagtACTTACAAGAAGACCAAGCAAGAAAAGCAAACATTAAGGGAAAAATTAGACCGAAACAAAACCAGGATAAACATCTCTGTGCTTGACAATTTTAATTCTGAAATATGCCAGCAagccttctctcctttcctctctcgtTTCAGACACATTTTAGGGACTGAGACATCCTTAAATTTGTTGAGGAAGCATAAAATAGGGACATGAAAAACACTCATTGTTCTGATAAAACTATTGACTAGGGAAGAAAACACaccaatggattttttttccagtattgcttcctcctctttcatttaTATTGTTGGCAAATGACCATGGTATAAGTGGGATAGTCAACTCGTAGATGTGTGTTAAATGAGTCCGGACACATCCATATATTTACTTAAGATTGggcataaatgagccttaatgGCCTTCTGAGTAGAAATTGAAGTCTCTCATTCTGTGTTTGgattgatgatgatggtggtggagagctCTGTCCAAAATCTCCTGTGGGCGTTCAGTTGGGATGAGATCTAGTGACTCTTTTGTGAGTGTAAATGCTTTCAGGGCAATAATGCGGCTTGTCCACCTCCTGCTGTATCAGTACCAGACATTAGACAGTCAGGCCTGCTGTTGTCCTGGTTCACTGTGTGCGGTTACCTAACAGGCGTTTTTCACGTTTTACTTCTGCAGTTATCATAGTGCTAATCCTTCACAAAACACACCTCAGCAGTCAAGCAGAAACTCTTCAGCCACGCCAAGGTAAGCAGACTCGCAACATTTTTTTGGTCTTCAGTGTAATAGGTACTATCATCACTAATGGctgcatttttgaaaaataagttCCATGAAATCTTGTGTGTTGTCTGCATATCTTTAGGGGGCGTGCTTTTAGTCTACAGCCATTTGCAGAGGGATTATTGACGGGACTTGGACTTCAAAACGGAGCTGGCTCTTCAGTCcatcatgctgctgctgtccagtcATTTGTAAATGGAACGGTAAACTGTATTTTAATTAACTGGACTGTCTTTCTGGCTGATGTCTTTGGGccttttcacacctgaaagtcTTAGCCAAGGTCTCTGTTTTTGTTACGCTGTATACATTCAGTCCAgtctgttttggttttccattgcATATTCGCAAGCACACTGAAGAGCTTGATCACCTGTGTGGGCTGCATCTCCctgtgattggtttgtttgttattaCGGCATTAATACCAGCAGCACCAACTTCAAGCACCATTATTCAAACTAGTGCAAATTCACTACAAGGCTCCTACTTTGTCTCAGAAATCTACCTGAGAATATCGACTTTGTTCCCTTTAAAGAGACAGGGTTTATTTTAATGTCACTTGAATTAGTCCAGAGGTCGACACAAAGGTCGATCCAGCACGTCCTACAaatctcatttattttacagcacgttatataatatatgtgttatacaaaacaaaatactgaataaagtatttctgatttacGATGTTACTACTTCCTCTGAGTGTACGTGTAGAGTTGATGACTTTGTTtaagctcctcctgctgcagatgtttattgttgcaccctcctcctcccctaGAACGAATGTTACCGCCTGTATTTTACTGCTGTCACTAAACTGTGTGCTGTCGTCTCTCTGTGTCATGTCCCACTTCCAGAaccagagaaaaagagacattgGTTGCCAAAATATCATGAGACAAGACAACTGGACAATGACAGACACAGACTtggaaaatcaaaaaaataaaggtcAGTCCCTCTCGCATCAGCTCATAAGTTCTTCTGCTGCAAAGTATTTTTGACCGTtacttggaaatatttttttacagaTCAAAATGGAGTTGACTCCAGGCAGTGTGACCCAGTGCAACAGAGCGACGCGAGCGCTCGAGAAGCTCGGGAGTGTCTCAGCACCTCGACAGGTGTAGATGACGGACAGTACCTGTTGGATCTGGAGAGGTATGTTGGTGTGAAAACCACAAATCAGGATGCACTTTGTAACACCAATTTTTCAAGCCTTGTGAATTTTGACTCGTAACCTCTGCCCTCATTAAGATTCACTTCCtaatcctcatcctcactcatATTATCTAGCCTAAAGCTTTTAGGTTGACTAATTATGTCCAAAATCTGCCGATTTCTTTCAGTTACCCAGTGACCACAGTGTGTAACAGGCGAGGGTGTAActcattacatttactcatgtttttgtaaatgtaactgtaattgAGCTTTTTCATTCAGTAATTTTGCTTAAGTTAGGGCTGCATTCTCCAAGCCCAAAACATCTCTCCTTGACAATAAAATTCTGTTAAATATGTAACTGATGGTTAATTATTTTTATAAGTCACAAAGGCAAGCTAACTGAGATTGGGCATTGCCCTAACTTAAATGcattttgctgatgttttgtaCTTGGTGACATTTTAAATCCTATCCACAGCAGCGTTCAAATTTTTTTCactaaacatcacaaactggacAAATTGTGGAGCCTTCCACAGTGAAGAATTTAGTcagcaaagaagagaaaaatatttgGGCTATAATTTGTTAGTTCACATTATATTTTTCCATGTACGATCTTCCCAAGTTAAAGTTTGAAACTTGTGCTCTCACCTTGGAATTGCATTGAAAAGATTGCCTCTAACAAAGTTGTCCCAAAAAAGTAACTCATTAACATTTACTCAGAGTACATCTGAAATAAGTAGCTTTACTTCTGcttcagtaaaatatcagcaaagtaactaGACTTCCAGAAAAGTAGTGGTTTCTAGGACTTTCCCACCAAATTTCAATACCAAATTTCACCCCCGTATCCCACATTCTTTCCATTTCATCCTCCATTTATAAATCCTCGGCTCTCACTGAAGGAAACCACACGAGTGCTGCTTATCTGACTTGCTCCTTGCATCTTTTCCGCACTGTTTCAGCCCGACTCAGCACGTTGTTGATGAAGAGTGCATCCTCCAGCTGTTCAGGAGTTGCCTCGAGTGCAACAAACAGTGCACAGTCAGGAAGCGGGTGAGAGGACTGCGGCTCGTGGTGTACCAGGCCTGCTACTACTGTCACTGCCGCTGTAAATGGTCCAGCCAGCCAGAGGGCGAGGACAACTAGACGTGCAGGAAAGACGCAGCACCCGGACAGACCACCCAAAGTGATGCCGCCCCAGCAGGGAGCCGAGCTGACGAAGCGTTGCTGCATTTCAGCCGGTAACACATCCAGAATGACATTCCACctgacatcagttgtgttggAAACGAGTTTAACGGGAAATATAATGATCACCTCATGTTTGAACACAAAGTGCAATCGGTGGCAGGAACTGTATCCTCGTTGAGACTCTGATATTAACTACCTCCACCcatgttgtttctgtttatcCACTGAGATGTGTTGTTTGGAACAACATTTTTCTACCTCACTTACCTCAATCAGTATTTCTTGATTTCATAATTGCACCTTGGATCTGAATTTGAGGCATATTTCACTCAAGAACATTGTTTTGGGCAGACTTGATATCGCTCTGTGGCAGTGATTGTACCTTTTTATTGTTCCAGTAGCAAGCAATATACCTGACACTAcagagtttatttttatatgctTTCATAAATcttataagaaaataaaatgcaaaaaagttaTCGGTGTAAGTCTGTTACTGTGATccatttacagtattttagtGAGAGGTCAGTGAGCCCATATGTTTAATAGGAGATGTGCATGAAGGTCATCTATAATTAGATTAGATAATGCACAATATTGCTCAACACTGCAATCTTTGtgatgctgttgttgatgtAGTAGTGTTTAGAAACTAATGGCGCAGTCACAAGTCTGATTATCAGCGCCCGCTGGTGACAAGAAACCACAACACCAGGTTAGTAAACAATAATATAAAGTAAgataataagaaataataagaaaaataatatgCAGCACAGTTTAAACAGTAAGGAAGCCATCTCTTTTAACAGAAGGGGAAAACGTCATTTAATTGTATCCAGTTTGCAAGAGAGAAATTTTTCATCTAGTTgctataaaaacacaaagattgCACAGCAGCTCACTTTAAAAACATTCTTAAAATGgttaaattcacaaaaaaaaaaaaataaaaaaaataaaaaaaacatggagaagcCAGCCTGGTCCAAAGTGTTGGTAATTGTTTTTAGCTGCAAAGGAAagacgaagaggaggaagagttgGGTAACAGCTGTGTGTACAGTTCATTCAAAAATTATAATTTGTGCATCAATTACTCACCCTTGGGGAAACCTGAATATATGTTGAAAAGAGCAGAAGGTCCTGGCTTCACATagaagggagagggggagtAATCTGACACGCAAATAATTtggggtgaagtattcctttactAATCCTGTTCCTGACAAAAGCCCTATcacaaaaatgtgaatgtgtgaatgaatcCATATTTAGATTGCATGGCATAAAAAACTGATGGAGCAGTTTGGTACATGAAATTAATCAAATCCTTGTACTTAGTACAGCACAGCAGGAAACACATTCAAATGCTGACAGTTCTTTAATTCactttgatctctctctctctctctctctctctctctctctctctctctc of Myripristis murdjan chromosome 1, fMyrMur1.1, whole genome shotgun sequence contains these proteins:
- the LOC115359125 gene encoding uncharacterized protein LOC115359125, producing the protein MEDHTYYIGLHRASKREASPSRRSQLVEAKRVRDQERQKTRVNIGAAFPRWRALRRDKRLNSDTEVACFLLDSYHSANPSQNTPQQSSRNSSATPRGRAFSLQPFAEGLLTGLGLQNGAGSSVHHAAAVQSFVNGTNQRKRDIGCQNIMRQDNWTMTDTDLENQKNKDQNGVDSRQCDPVQQSDASAREARECLSTSTGVDDGQYLLDLESPTQHVVDEECILQLFRSCLECNKQCTVRKRVRGLRLVVYQACYYCHCRCKWSSQPEGEDN